From a single Pseudopipra pipra isolate bDixPip1 chromosome 7, bDixPip1.hap1, whole genome shotgun sequence genomic region:
- the CTDSP1 gene encoding carboxy-terminal domain RNA polymerase II polypeptide A small phosphatase 1 isoform X2, with product MEHQSIIAQVSREEGSAPLQEKGTQTPTKKPRSRSILQSLFCCLCRDDGEPCTGTTGAPLLVEENGALPKAAVKHLLPEIKPQDASKLCVVIDLDETLVHSSFKVYVLKRPHVDEFLQRMGELFECVLFTASLAKYADPVADLLDKWGAFRARLFRESCVFHRGNYVKDLSRLGRDLRRIIIVDNSPASYIFHPDNAVPVASWFDNMADTELLDLLPFFERLSKVEDVYAVLKKQRTNS from the exons ATGGAGCACCAGTCCATCATCGCCCAGGTtagcagggaggaggggagcgCCCCGCTGCAGGAGAAAG GTACCCAGACACCTACCAAGAAGCCGCGGAGCCGCAGCATTCTCCAGTCTCttttctgctgcctgtgccGCGATGACGGGGAGCCCTGCACCGGCACCACTGGCGCCCCACTGCTAGTGGAGGAGAATGGGGCCCTGCCTAAG GCTGCTGTCAAACACCTCCTGCCTGAGATCAAGCCGCAGGACGCCAGCAAGCTCTGTGTGGTCATCGACCTGGATGAGACACTGgtgcacagctccttcaag gtGTACGTGCTCAAGCGGCCACACGTGGACGAGTTCCTGCAGCGCATGGGTGAGCTCTTCGAGTGTGTGCTTTTCACCGCCAGCCTGGCCAAG TATGCGGACCCCGTGGCTGACCTGCTGGATAAATGGGGGGCTTTCCGGGCACGACTTTTCCGGGAATCCTGCGTCTTCCATCGCGGCAACTACGTGAAGGACCTGAGCCGCCTGGGCCGTGACCTGCGCCGGATCATCATCGTGGACAACTCGCCCGCATCCTACATCTTTCACCCCGATAACGCT GTGCCAGTGGCTTCCTGGTTCGATAACATGGCAGACACGGAGCTGCTGGATCTGCTGCCCTTCTTCGAGAGGCTCAGCAAGGTGGAGGATGTGTATGCAGTGCTCAAGAAGCAGCGGACTAACAGCTAA
- the CTDSP1 gene encoding carboxy-terminal domain RNA polymerase II polypeptide A small phosphatase 1 isoform X1: MEHQSIIAQVSREEGSAPLQEKGTQTPTKKPRSRSILQSLFCCLCRDDGEPCTGTTGAPLLVEENGALPKAAVKHLLPEIKPQDASKLCVVIDLDETLVHSSFKPVNNADFIIPVEIDGIMHQVYVLKRPHVDEFLQRMGELFECVLFTASLAKYADPVADLLDKWGAFRARLFRESCVFHRGNYVKDLSRLGRDLRRIIIVDNSPASYIFHPDNAVPVASWFDNMADTELLDLLPFFERLSKVEDVYAVLKKQRTNS, from the exons ATGGAGCACCAGTCCATCATCGCCCAGGTtagcagggaggaggggagcgCCCCGCTGCAGGAGAAAG GTACCCAGACACCTACCAAGAAGCCGCGGAGCCGCAGCATTCTCCAGTCTCttttctgctgcctgtgccGCGATGACGGGGAGCCCTGCACCGGCACCACTGGCGCCCCACTGCTAGTGGAGGAGAATGGGGCCCTGCCTAAG GCTGCTGTCAAACACCTCCTGCCTGAGATCAAGCCGCAGGACGCCAGCAAGCTCTGTGTGGTCATCGACCTGGATGAGACACTGgtgcacagctccttcaag CCAGTGAACAATGCCGACTTCATCATTCCTGTGGAAATCGATGGCATCATGCACCAG gtGTACGTGCTCAAGCGGCCACACGTGGACGAGTTCCTGCAGCGCATGGGTGAGCTCTTCGAGTGTGTGCTTTTCACCGCCAGCCTGGCCAAG TATGCGGACCCCGTGGCTGACCTGCTGGATAAATGGGGGGCTTTCCGGGCACGACTTTTCCGGGAATCCTGCGTCTTCCATCGCGGCAACTACGTGAAGGACCTGAGCCGCCTGGGCCGTGACCTGCGCCGGATCATCATCGTGGACAACTCGCCCGCATCCTACATCTTTCACCCCGATAACGCT GTGCCAGTGGCTTCCTGGTTCGATAACATGGCAGACACGGAGCTGCTGGATCTGCTGCCCTTCTTCGAGAGGCTCAGCAAGGTGGAGGATGTGTATGCAGTGCTCAAGAAGCAGCGGACTAACAGCTAA